One Pan paniscus chromosome 16, NHGRI_mPanPan1-v2.0_pri, whole genome shotgun sequence DNA segment encodes these proteins:
- the LOC100969253 gene encoding acyl-coenzyme A thioesterase THEM4-like, which translates to MLGSCARRLRTLGALCQLPPVGRRLLGSEPRPALRSFSSEEVILKDYSVPNPSWNKDLRLLFDQFMKKCEDGSWKRLPSYKRTPTERIQDFKTHFLDPKLMKEEQVSQAQLFARSFADGLGFEYVMFYNDVEKRMVCLFQGVPYLEGPPGLIHGGAIATMIDATVGMCAMMAGGIVMTANLSISCKRPIPLCSVVTINSQLDKVEGKKFFVSSNVQSVDEKTLYSEATSLLIKLNPAKSLT; encoded by the coding sequence ATGCTGGGGAGCTGCGCCAGGCGCCTCCGCACGCTGGGGGCCCTTTGCCAGCTGCCACCGGTAGGAAGGCGCCTGTTGGGTAGTGAGCCGCGACCTGCGCTGAGGTCATTTTCTTCTGAGGAAGTCATTCTTAAGGACTATTCTGTCCCCAACCCCAGCTGGAACAAGGACCTAAGACTGCTCTTTGACcagtttatgaagaaatgtgAAGACGGCTCCTGGAAACGTTTGCCTTCATATAAACGTACACCTACTGAAAGGATTCAAGACTTTAAAACCCATTTTCTTGACCCAAAGCTTATGAAAGAAGAACAAGTGTCACAGGCCCAGCTCTTCGCCAGAAGCTTTGCTGATGGCCTGGGCTTTGAATACGTGATGTTCTACAATGACGTTGAGAAAAGGATGGTTTGCTTATTTCAAGGAGTCCCTTACCTAGAAGGACCACCTGGATTGATTCATGGAGGTGCCATTGCAACCATGATTGATGCTACTGTTGGTATGTGTGCAATGATGGCTGGGGGAATTGTCATGACTGCCAATCTCAGCATCAGTTGTAAAAGACCTATCCCTCTTTGTTCTGTTGTTACGATAAATAGCCAACTTGATAAAGTTGAAGGAAAGAAATTTTTTGTTTCCAGTAATGTTCAGAGTGTTGATGAGAAGACCCTATATTCAGAGGCGACAAGCTTACTTATAAAGCTGAATCCTGCTAAAAGTCTGACATAA